From a single Bacteroidota bacterium genomic region:
- a CDS encoding AAA family ATPase has product MIRRNGIDLLKVFHKFLKNWWLFVFSVGIAVVIVKVKDKYEVPIYSLSTRLMSETRQEPILQQDGTNTFIQSNPVENQLALLESNSQIEKIIRKLDFGVSYYAVGKLRTVEVYHASPFLVYYDTLHAQPWGKEIHFTVLSHEEVEIKTDPPIGGLNGVFRVGDTIKSDRYKFNISWKPYVNNNEFAGNQYMFTINSFSSLVFSYRWKLDIYYDNSTSIITISTTGRNIDKEVNFLNMLVSEYMKINLQLKTQTIDNTIAFIDKQLNDIGLSLKNTEDRLETFRQNNDMMTLQDKTIPLLERINSLSKNKADKMMELRYYEYLRDYIVTHDNIDDIVSPSTVGITLPLFSDILGELSDNYLLKEDLLATTTPENPVIINLETKIANQKKLLIENISNIVHITQLKIDDFERRIEENLAQYSQLPGLESEYMNIQRYYNLDNTMYNFLLQKRAEAEIQKSSTVSDLILLDKASAESAWKISPNSKSNLSRAVILAILVPAAFLFLLIILDKKIYNSKELLQYTGLPSAGKIPHNKSRSSFLVREQPRSFFTQSLRLVMANLPFNREGKGRTILVTSSVSGEGKTFVSLNLALVYAASGKKVLLADFDFQHPSLSKIFKDNPESGLVHTDTENLDLLLPGIASTAADKVLQSTGFADLIEDLKKQYDYMIFDSAPLGLLADSFYLSRFADITLYVVRHRKTPLPVLDNILQNILEKGKLPGVCFVYNDARFRMPVTEQKYYGMIEKTGVVDEVIRKIRDQMT; this is encoded by the coding sequence ATGATCAGAAGGAACGGAATAGACCTGCTGAAAGTTTTTCATAAGTTTCTGAAAAACTGGTGGTTATTTGTCTTTTCTGTAGGCATTGCGGTTGTCATAGTAAAAGTTAAAGACAAATATGAAGTTCCCATTTACTCCCTGAGCACCCGGCTCATGAGCGAAACGCGCCAGGAGCCGATCCTTCAGCAGGACGGTACAAATACCTTCATTCAATCCAATCCGGTTGAAAACCAGCTAGCCCTGCTTGAATCCAACAGCCAGATAGAAAAGATCATCCGGAAGCTGGATTTTGGGGTATCTTATTATGCCGTTGGGAAATTACGGACAGTTGAGGTATACCATGCCTCCCCTTTCCTGGTTTATTACGACACCCTGCATGCGCAACCCTGGGGTAAAGAAATTCATTTCACAGTTCTATCCCATGAAGAAGTGGAAATAAAAACAGATCCTCCCATAGGCGGACTAAATGGAGTATTTCGTGTTGGGGACACGATAAAAAGCGACCGTTATAAATTCAATATTTCCTGGAAGCCCTATGTAAACAACAACGAGTTTGCAGGAAATCAGTATATGTTCACCATTAACTCCTTTAGCAGTCTTGTTTTCAGTTACCGGTGGAAACTTGATATTTACTATGATAATTCAACGTCCATCATCACTATTTCTACTACAGGCAGGAATATTGATAAGGAAGTGAATTTCCTGAACATGCTTGTGTCGGAGTATATGAAGATCAATCTTCAGCTTAAAACCCAGACCATTGACAATACCATTGCTTTTATCGACAAGCAGCTTAATGATATAGGTCTTTCATTGAAAAACACTGAAGACAGGCTGGAAACCTTCCGTCAGAATAATGACATGATGACCCTCCAGGATAAGACCATCCCTCTCCTGGAAAGAATCAACTCCCTTAGCAAAAATAAGGCAGACAAAATGATGGAGTTGAGATATTATGAATACCTCAGAGATTACATTGTCACCCACGATAATATTGATGACATTGTTTCTCCATCAACGGTTGGAATAACCCTTCCTTTATTTTCGGATATTCTGGGTGAGCTTTCCGACAATTATCTTTTAAAAGAAGACCTGCTGGCAACTACAACGCCTGAAAACCCGGTTATCATCAATTTGGAAACCAAGATTGCCAATCAGAAAAAACTTTTAATAGAGAATATCAGCAACATTGTTCACATCACCCAGCTAAAGATTGATGATTTTGAAAGAAGAATTGAAGAAAATTTAGCTCAATACAGTCAGCTTCCCGGGTTGGAAAGTGAATACATGAATATTCAGCGGTATTATAACCTTGATAATACGATGTACAATTTCCTGCTTCAGAAAAGGGCTGAAGCGGAAATTCAGAAATCCTCCACGGTTTCTGACCTTATTCTGCTTGATAAAGCAAGTGCGGAGAGTGCCTGGAAGATATCGCCAAATTCCAAATCCAACCTTAGCCGTGCAGTGATCCTGGCAATACTGGTTCCGGCTGCTTTTTTGTTTCTCCTTATTATCCTTGACAAAAAGATTTACAACAGCAAGGAGCTTTTACAATACACAGGACTGCCCAGTGCCGGGAAAATACCACACAATAAATCCAGATCTTCTTTTCTTGTTCGGGAGCAACCCAGATCTTTTTTCACGCAATCGCTGCGCCTTGTCATGGCCAACCTGCCTTTCAACCGGGAAGGCAAAGGGCGCACCATCCTGGTAACCTCTTCTGTATCCGGTGAAGGGAAGACTTTCGTTTCACTGAACCTTGCGTTGGTTTATGCGGCCTCAGGAAAAAAGGTGCTGCTGGCTGATTTCGATTTCCAGCATCCATCCCTTTCGAAGATTTTTAAAGATAATCCTGAATCAGGATTGGTTCACACCGACACGGAGAACCTCGACCTGTTGCTACCGGGTATTGCTTCGACTGCTGCAGACAAAGTTTTGCAAAGCACTGGGTTTGCAGATCTTATAGAGGATCTGAAAAAACAATATGATTACATGATCTTCGACAGTGCCCCGCTCGGGTTGCTGGCCGATTCTTTTTACCTGTCGCGTTTCGCTGATATCACGCTGTACGTCGTACGACACCGCAAGACTCCATTACCAGTATTAGACAACATTTTGCAAAACATTCTCGAAAAAGGAAAACTTCCTGGCGTTTGTTTCGTATACAATGACGCCAGGTTCAGGATGCCGGTGACCGAGCAGAAATACTACGGTATGATAGAGAAGACGGGAGTTGTGGACGAGGTAATCCGGAAGATCAGGGACCAAATGACTTAA
- a CDS encoding ABC transporter permease, which translates to MRNVSTPNNAEFAGEGWTMVIRPKRSLFELNLKEIWRYRDLIFLFVKRDFVAKYKQTILGPLWFILQPLLTTLMFTVVFGKIAGIPTEGLPNILFYMAGIVGWNYFSTCLNDTSATFITNASIFGKVYFPRMTLPVSIVISSLITFVIQFVFLIAFMIYYYLRGVPIHIGAEILLVPILVILMAGLGLGFGIIISSLTTKYRDLLHLVKFGVQLWMYATPIIYPLSEIPEKYKIYVLANPMTPVIETFKTAMLGVGQVNYIQLLYSAGFMVIILAIGIVVFNKVEKNFMDTV; encoded by the coding sequence ATGAGGAACGTGAGCACTCCCAATAATGCTGAGTTTGCCGGTGAGGGCTGGACCATGGTAATCCGGCCGAAAAGGAGCTTGTTTGAGTTAAACCTCAAAGAGATCTGGAGGTACCGTGACCTGATCTTTCTGTTTGTTAAGAGGGATTTCGTCGCAAAATACAAACAAACCATACTGGGTCCACTATGGTTTATACTTCAACCATTACTGACAACCCTGATGTTCACGGTTGTCTTCGGGAAGATTGCCGGGATCCCGACAGAGGGTCTGCCGAATATCCTGTTTTACATGGCCGGCATCGTGGGGTGGAACTATTTCTCCACTTGTCTGAACGACACTTCGGCTACCTTTATCACCAATGCCTCCATTTTCGGAAAGGTTTATTTCCCCAGGATGACCCTGCCGGTGTCTATCGTTATCTCCAGTCTGATAACCTTCGTGATACAGTTCGTTTTCCTTATCGCCTTCATGATCTATTACTATTTGCGTGGTGTCCCGATTCACATTGGGGCGGAGATATTGCTTGTTCCTATATTGGTGATCCTCATGGCAGGATTGGGACTGGGATTTGGTATCATCATTTCTTCACTCACTACCAAATACCGCGATTTGCTGCACCTGGTAAAATTCGGGGTTCAGCTATGGATGTACGCCACACCGATCATTTACCCATTAAGCGAAATCCCTGAAAAATATAAGATATATGTACTGGCTAACCCCATGACTCCGGTCATTGAGACCTTCAAGACGGCCATGCTGGGTGTCGGACAGGTCAATTACATTCAGTTGCTTTATTCTGCCGGGTTTATGGTGATTATACTCGCAATAGGTATTGTGGTTTTTAACAAAGTGGAAAAGAATTTCATGGATACGGTTTAA
- a CDS encoding GDP-L-fucose synthase gives MNKSGKIFVAGATGMVGSAIIRQLGKTGFSNIVGNYHSRKPMQAGDVRYFPLDLTDQKAVREFFETERPDYIFLAAAKVGGISANDTYRAQFIYENLQIQNNVIHQSYLSGVEKLLFLGSSCIYPKLCPQPMKEEYLLTGELEPTNEPYAIAKIAGIKMCEAYRDQYGCNFISVMPTNLYGPNDNYNLNTSHVFPALIRKFHEAVMEDKDSVEIWGSGNPKREFMHVDDLAAATIFLMENYNNKSFVNIGWGEDVSIRELAMLIKEVSGFRGELIFDPTKPDGTPRKLLDTARLRNLGFNPSIPLKKGIEMVYKDFKHNYGTLI, from the coding sequence ATGAATAAGTCAGGGAAAATATTTGTTGCCGGTGCCACAGGAATGGTAGGAAGCGCCATCATCCGGCAACTGGGAAAAACAGGATTTAGCAATATCGTGGGGAATTACCATAGCCGTAAGCCCATGCAGGCAGGTGATGTCAGGTATTTCCCGTTGGATCTGACGGATCAGAAGGCGGTTAGGGAATTTTTCGAAACAGAAAGACCCGACTATATCTTCCTGGCAGCGGCCAAGGTGGGAGGTATCAGTGCCAACGACACCTACCGGGCTCAGTTCATTTATGAAAACCTGCAGATACAGAATAATGTTATACATCAAAGTTACCTGTCAGGTGTGGAAAAGCTGCTCTTCCTGGGAAGTTCGTGTATTTACCCGAAACTCTGCCCCCAGCCCATGAAAGAGGAATACCTGCTGACGGGCGAGCTTGAGCCGACCAACGAACCTTATGCCATAGCGAAAATTGCAGGAATAAAAATGTGTGAGGCATACCGCGACCAGTACGGATGTAACTTCATCTCGGTAATGCCTACTAACCTTTACGGACCTAACGACAATTATAACCTTAACACTTCTCATGTATTCCCGGCACTGATCAGGAAATTCCATGAAGCTGTTATGGAAGATAAAGATTCCGTGGAAATATGGGGTTCCGGTAATCCGAAAAGGGAATTTATGCATGTGGATGACCTGGCGGCAGCCACTATCTTCCTCATGGAGAATTACAATAACAAATCCTTTGTGAATATAGGCTGGGGGGAAGATGTGTCGATCCGTGAACTGGCCATGCTGATCAAAGAAGTATCGGGATTCAGGGGAGAACTGATCTTTGATCCAACGAAACCCGACGGAACCCCAAGGAAGCTCCTCGACACTGCCCGCCTGAGAAACCTTGGTTTTAATCCTTCTATCCCTCTGAAAAAGGGAATAGAAATGGTTTATAAAGATTTTAAACATAATTACGGAACATTGATTTAG
- a CDS encoding ABC transporter ATP-binding protein: protein MSKVVIELENISKQYRLGVVGTGTLSHDLNRWWAKIRGKEDPTKKVSSRNVLHQVDAKYVWALRDVNMKVEEGTVLGVVGKNGAGKSTMLKLLSQVTGPTTGEIRVKGRIASLLEVGTGFHPELTGRDNIYLNGAILGMTKREINRKFDEIVEFSGVKKYIGTPVKRYSSGMYVRLAFAVAAHLESEILIVDEVLAVGDAEFQKKAIGKMKDVSTSGRTVLFVSHNLTAVEQLCNKAVLMQNGTLTLDGSVADVLETYKKSSLEVGEVRPYGTKQVEFLDYSILDMDGNETKEITLGDSFMVRAGIRFNEDLDYTDFSLDIRNDSNEFIAHVTNMDDEFAIENHRKGDKEVIEVTIQNFSLAPGTYYISLWLGNMYGTFNYLENCLRLSVRQGTIFIRRNYPYDKRSRAVLQSSWNYNKT, encoded by the coding sequence ATGTCAAAAGTCGTAATAGAACTCGAAAACATATCCAAACAATACCGCCTGGGCGTGGTTGGTACCGGTACCTTGAGCCACGACCTGAACCGTTGGTGGGCAAAGATCCGTGGTAAGGAAGACCCTACGAAAAAGGTCTCCTCACGTAATGTCCTCCACCAGGTAGATGCCAAATATGTATGGGCTTTGCGCGATGTAAACATGAAGGTGGAAGAAGGCACCGTATTGGGTGTTGTAGGCAAAAACGGAGCCGGCAAATCTACCATGCTGAAGCTTCTTTCGCAGGTTACCGGGCCTACTACCGGAGAGATCCGTGTAAAAGGGCGTATTGCAAGCCTCCTGGAAGTGGGAACAGGATTCCACCCGGAACTTACCGGACGAGATAACATTTATCTCAACGGCGCCATCCTGGGAATGACAAAAAGAGAAATCAACAGGAAATTCGATGAGATCGTTGAATTCTCAGGAGTAAAAAAATATATCGGGACACCTGTGAAAAGGTATTCCAGCGGGATGTACGTGCGACTTGCCTTTGCTGTTGCCGCTCATCTTGAATCAGAGATACTCATCGTTGACGAGGTCCTGGCCGTCGGTGACGCCGAATTCCAGAAAAAAGCCATAGGCAAAATGAAAGATGTTTCGACCTCAGGCCGTACCGTGCTCTTTGTCAGTCATAACCTCACAGCCGTTGAGCAGCTATGCAACAAAGCCGTGCTGATGCAGAACGGCACACTTACCCTCGACGGTTCCGTGGCGGATGTACTCGAAACATACAAGAAGAGCAGCCTGGAGGTTGGGGAGGTCAGACCCTATGGGACAAAACAGGTTGAGTTCCTGGATTATTCCATCCTGGATATGGATGGTAATGAGACTAAAGAGATCACCCTGGGAGATTCCTTTATGGTCAGGGCAGGAATACGTTTTAATGAAGACCTTGATTATACAGACTTTTCCCTTGATATACGAAACGACTCCAACGAGTTTATCGCCCATGTCACCAACATGGATGATGAGTTTGCCATAGAAAATCACCGCAAAGGTGATAAAGAGGTAATTGAGGTAACCATACAGAATTTCTCCCTGGCACCGGGCACATATTATATTTCATTATGGCTGGGCAATATGTATGGGACATTCAACTACCTGGAAAACTGCCTGCGTCTCAGTGTGCGGCAGGGTACAATTTTTATCCGCCGCAACTACCCTTACGACAAACGTTCAAGGGCCGTCCTTCAATCATCGTGGAATTACAACAAAACATAG
- the gmd gene encoding GDP-mannose 4,6-dehydratase, translated as MSKVALITGVTGQDGAYLSEYLLKKGYIVHGIKRRSSLFNTDRIDHLYQDPHVDNKNFILHYGDMTDSTNLIRIVQEVQPDEIYNIAAMSHVQVSFDSPEYTANADAVGALRLLEAIRLLNLTNKTKFYQASTSELYGLVQEIPQTEKTPFYPRSPYGVAKLYAYWITINYREAYGIFACNGILFNHESPVRGETFVTRKITRAVARIALGLQDKFFLGNMSAKRDWGHAKDYIVAMYLMLQQEKPDDYVVATGKTTEVREFVRMAFAEAGIVVEFQGEGVNEKAVVKECNNPKYQISKGKIVVEVDPRYFRPTEVDILLGDPRKAMEVLGWEAKYDVSALVKDMMESDLVLMTKEKYLRDGGYKIMSYYE; from the coding sequence ATGTCAAAAGTTGCCCTCATTACTGGTGTTACCGGGCAGGATGGAGCTTACCTTTCCGAGTATTTGCTCAAAAAAGGCTATATCGTGCATGGTATCAAACGGCGTTCTTCGCTTTTCAACACCGACAGGATAGATCATCTATACCAGGATCCCCATGTAGATAATAAGAATTTCATTCTCCATTACGGTGACATGACGGATTCCACCAACCTGATCCGCATAGTTCAGGAAGTACAACCGGATGAGATATATAACATCGCGGCCATGTCGCATGTCCAGGTAAGTTTCGACTCACCGGAGTACACTGCCAATGCGGATGCTGTTGGGGCCTTGCGACTCCTGGAAGCCATACGGCTCCTAAACCTGACGAACAAGACGAAATTTTACCAGGCCTCCACCAGCGAGCTTTACGGGTTGGTGCAGGAGATACCACAAACAGAGAAAACTCCTTTTTATCCACGTTCTCCTTACGGTGTTGCCAAGCTTTATGCTTACTGGATCACAATAAATTACCGTGAAGCTTATGGCATCTTCGCCTGCAACGGGATCCTGTTCAACCATGAAAGCCCTGTCAGAGGTGAAACTTTTGTCACCCGTAAGATCACCCGCGCTGTAGCGCGAATTGCCCTTGGGCTGCAGGATAAATTCTTCCTCGGTAACATGTCGGCCAAACGCGACTGGGGCCATGCAAAAGATTATATCGTAGCTATGTACCTTATGCTGCAACAGGAAAAACCCGACGACTATGTAGTAGCTACCGGAAAGACTACTGAAGTCAGGGAATTCGTAAGGATGGCGTTTGCGGAGGCCGGAATAGTAGTAGAATTCCAGGGTGAGGGTGTGAATGAGAAAGCCGTGGTGAAAGAATGCAATAATCCCAAATATCAAATCAGTAAAGGCAAGATTGTGGTAGAGGTTGATCCAAGGTACTTCAGGCCCACAGAGGTGGATATATTACTGGGAGATCCCAGAAAAGCCATGGAGGTATTGGGATGGGAAGCCAAATATGATGTTAGTGCCCTGGTAAAAGATATGATGGAGTCTGACCTTGTGCTGATGACCAAGGAAAAATACCTCCGCGACGGAGGCTATAAAATCATGAGTTATTATGAATAA